From the Oleiphilus messinensis genome, one window contains:
- a CDS encoding MerR family transcriptional regulator, translating into MTPKTYSISELAKEFDITTRTIRFYESEGLLSPERQGQTRIYSDQDRVNLKLILRGKRLGFSLAESRELIAMYDPKSGNIKQLQSLLNKIIEKRTALEQQLHDIRVMQHELDEAENRCLDALNQAQIKEK; encoded by the coding sequence ATGACGCCTAAAACGTATTCAATCAGCGAGTTGGCCAAAGAATTCGACATCACTACACGCACGATACGATTTTACGAATCCGAGGGACTCTTGAGCCCGGAGCGACAAGGGCAAACACGGATATACAGCGATCAGGATCGGGTCAACCTGAAACTCATATTACGAGGCAAACGGCTCGGCTTCAGCTTGGCGGAGTCCCGTGAATTGATCGCTATGTACGACCCTAAAAGCGGAAATATCAAGCAGCTACAATCACTGCTTAACAAAATAATCGAAAAAAGAACCGCACTGGAACAACAACTACACGACATCCGCGTTATGCAACATGAACTCGATGAAGCGGAAAATCGCTGTCTGGACGCACTGAACCAAGCCCAAATAAAGGAAAAATAA
- the gspI gene encoding type II secretion system minor pseudopilin GspI, with amino-acid sequence MSLKTDSGSLNRIGVTRLSAGFTLLEVMVALTIFAIVAVTIQKANSQYVNSVLRIEHKTLAALVAQNTISELRLSGKIPKIGQSKSNLDFANIEWNLITKVIATQDPNMVRVELEVFRRPDRGDAIKELDFIGFIGRY; translated from the coding sequence ATGAGTTTGAAAACTGATTCGGGGTCACTAAATCGCATAGGGGTTACCCGGCTGAGTGCTGGTTTCACGCTGCTTGAGGTTATGGTCGCTTTGACTATTTTTGCTATTGTCGCAGTGACAATCCAGAAAGCAAATTCTCAGTATGTCAATTCGGTGTTGAGAATTGAACATAAGACGTTGGCGGCACTGGTTGCTCAAAACACCATATCTGAATTGAGATTGAGTGGTAAGATCCCCAAAATTGGCCAATCGAAATCAAATTTGGATTTCGCGAATATAGAGTGGAATCTGATCACCAAAGTTATCGCCACACAGGATCCAAACATGGTTCGTGTAGAGCTGGAAGTGTTCCGGCGTCCTGACAGAGGGGACGCCATTAAAGAACTGGATTTCATTGGCTTTATCGGGCGGTATTGA
- the gspG gene encoding type II secretion system major pseudopilin GspG, with translation MRSFKSVGRANLSTGFRAKSSGFTLIEIMVVMVILGLLVAIVAPNVLNQGDKARVGTVKAQLRNIGNALDLYKLDNYNYPSTEQGLEALVTKPSGFPEPKNWNKDGYLPSVPKDAWDNPYQYFAPGSSGPFDLYSYGADGKEGGEGDAADITFNNLD, from the coding sequence ATGAGATCATTTAAATCTGTGGGGCGTGCAAATCTGTCAACTGGGTTCAGAGCTAAAAGCTCGGGTTTTACCCTGATCGAAATCATGGTTGTTATGGTAATACTCGGGCTTTTAGTGGCCATTGTTGCACCCAACGTGCTGAATCAAGGTGATAAAGCACGAGTAGGTACGGTTAAAGCGCAGTTGCGAAATATTGGAAATGCTTTAGATCTCTACAAATTAGATAATTACAATTACCCCAGCACTGAACAAGGGCTTGAAGCACTGGTCACCAAACCGTCAGGATTTCCTGAACCAAAAAACTGGAACAAAGACGGGTATTTGCCGAGTGTTCCGAAAGATGCGTGGGATAACCCATACCAGTATTTTGCACCGGGTAGCAGTGGTCCTTTCGACCTGTATTCATACGGCGCCGACGGCAAGGAAGGTGGTGAGGGCGATGCGGCAGATATTACGTTCAATAATCTGGATTAA
- the gspE gene encoding type II secretion system ATPase GspE has translation MTENRIEHFDRLPFAFAKRHGVVLALTEDKSGGTQALYFKPGINISAIVEVNRMTGGKIPFEEVSEADFDQILSQAYQNDSAEAMQMVEGLGDELDLARLADSVPETEDLLEQEDDAPIIRLINAILTEAIKTSASDIHIETFEKQLVVRFRVDGVLREVVKPKRALAPLLVSRIKVMSKLDIAEKRVPQDGRISLRVGGREVDIRVSTMPSANGERIVLRLLDKQAGRLKLEGLGTTKRDFQILKELIHQPHGIILVTGPTGSGKTTSLYAALSEINDKSRNILTVEDPIEYNLPGIGQTQVNNKVDMTFARGLRAILRQDPDVVMIGEIRDLETAEIAVQASLTGHLVLSTLHTNSAVGAITRLIDMGVEPFLISSSIIGIVAQRLVRVLCKECREPYTPDEEYCRYLGVDATNPPTVYRATGCSECNHLGYRGRLGIYEVVKIDEILRDLIHRTAGEMELEKQARKLGPSIHQDGVDKILRGITSIDEVVRVTHKG, from the coding sequence ATGACAGAGAATAGAATTGAACATTTTGACCGGTTGCCGTTTGCGTTCGCCAAGCGGCACGGCGTAGTCCTGGCGCTGACCGAGGATAAGTCAGGCGGCACTCAAGCCCTTTACTTCAAGCCTGGAATCAATATTTCGGCCATCGTTGAAGTAAACCGAATGACCGGCGGGAAAATCCCGTTTGAAGAGGTCAGTGAAGCGGACTTTGATCAAATATTGTCCCAGGCATATCAAAATGATTCTGCCGAAGCGATGCAAATGGTAGAAGGATTGGGGGATGAGCTAGATCTGGCTCGTCTGGCGGACTCTGTCCCGGAAACAGAAGATCTCCTCGAGCAGGAGGATGATGCTCCTATCATTCGACTTATAAATGCGATTCTTACGGAAGCAATTAAAACGTCCGCATCCGATATTCATATTGAAACGTTCGAAAAACAACTGGTTGTCCGGTTTCGCGTGGATGGAGTGTTGCGTGAAGTGGTTAAGCCAAAGCGAGCGCTTGCACCTTTGTTGGTTTCCCGGATCAAAGTTATGTCCAAGCTGGATATCGCTGAAAAGCGCGTTCCACAAGATGGGCGAATTTCATTGCGTGTCGGAGGTCGTGAAGTTGATATCCGTGTTTCAACAATGCCTTCGGCCAATGGTGAACGAATTGTATTGCGACTTCTGGACAAGCAGGCAGGTCGTCTTAAACTGGAAGGGCTGGGAACCACCAAACGAGATTTCCAGATCCTGAAAGAGTTAATTCATCAGCCCCACGGTATTATTCTGGTTACTGGCCCAACGGGTTCAGGTAAAACCACCTCCCTGTATGCGGCTCTGTCTGAAATCAATGACAAGTCCCGAAACATCTTAACTGTTGAAGACCCTATCGAGTACAATCTGCCCGGCATTGGTCAAACGCAGGTCAACAATAAGGTTGATATGACCTTTGCGCGTGGATTAAGAGCCATTCTGCGTCAGGATCCTGACGTGGTTATGATCGGTGAGATCAGGGATCTTGAAACAGCAGAGATTGCAGTTCAAGCCAGTTTGACCGGGCATTTGGTGCTCTCAACCTTGCACACAAACTCTGCCGTTGGGGCCATTACACGCTTGATCGACATGGGGGTCGAGCCGTTTCTGATTTCATCAAGTATCATCGGTATTGTCGCTCAGCGTCTTGTTCGGGTCTTGTGCAAAGAGTGTCGAGAGCCGTATACCCCCGATGAGGAATACTGTCGATACTTGGGAGTGGATGCAACTAACCCTCCGACAGTTTATCGGGCAACCGGGTGTTCGGAGTGTAATCACCTCGGCTATCGAGGCCGCCTCGGTATTTATGAAGTGGTTAAAATTGATGAAATTCTGAGGGATTTGATTCATCGCACAGCAGGCGAGATGGAACTTGAGAAACAGGCACGCAAGCTGGGCCCAAGTATTCATCAAGATGGTGTCGATAAAATATTACGCGGAATTACATCCATAGATGAAGTCGTACGGGTCACCCATAAAGGTTAA
- a CDS encoding transglutaminase-like cysteine peptidase encodes MLRLTSFLSLNITKYFYLFACIAPIALAIELNAGLLAYVEEKFGTDARLRLVDWQKLANTNKALPELEQVSLVNDFFNQRVFISDIKHWGREDYWATPVEMLITNAGDCEDYSIAKYFTLKDMGISEEKMRITYVKALTLNQAHMVLAYYPTPDADPLILDNLNKQIKPASARTDLAPVYSFNGEGLWLSRLRGQGKRIGNADKLDRWMDVNKRLLNELK; translated from the coding sequence ATGCTTCGACTTACATCTTTTTTATCACTCAACATTACCAAATATTTCTACTTGTTCGCCTGTATTGCTCCAATTGCACTCGCGATTGAGCTCAATGCCGGGCTATTGGCCTATGTAGAAGAAAAGTTTGGCACTGACGCCAGATTACGCCTGGTTGACTGGCAAAAACTCGCCAATACCAACAAGGCATTACCCGAATTGGAACAGGTTTCCCTGGTTAACGACTTTTTTAACCAAAGAGTCTTTATTTCCGACATAAAACACTGGGGGCGCGAAGATTACTGGGCAACGCCCGTTGAAATGTTAATCACAAATGCCGGTGACTGTGAAGACTACTCGATTGCAAAATACTTCACCTTGAAAGACATGGGCATATCCGAAGAAAAAATGCGGATTACCTATGTCAAAGCGCTCACCTTGAATCAAGCTCACATGGTTCTGGCATACTACCCCACGCCGGACGCCGACCCACTGATACTCGACAATCTTAACAAACAGATTAAACCGGCTTCCGCCCGCACCGATCTCGCTCCGGTATACAGCTTTAACGGTGAAGGACTGTGGTTGTCGCGACTCCGGGGTCAAGGGAAACGAATTGGGAACGCAGACAAACTTGATCGCTGGATGGACGTAAACAAACGCTTATTGAACGAGTTAAAGTAA
- the gspH gene encoding type II secretion system minor pseudopilin GspH, with amino-acid sequence MLIAQSGALCSIQPRVAFKSKSAGFTLIEILVVVVLIGLLASVAVVTISSNSLNRDLEEQSRKLHAFLMLSLEEAVLRNTEIGLTIDSEGYEFLQYEDRKQRWLTAGVEFLRPVKFPEWLAIELEREVGEKVSLGDSEDEVNDQEDLKIPDIMLFSSEEVTPFKISLQIENDSDVQYRIWSNGFNGIQLALPGEEIDEFEN; translated from the coding sequence ATGCTGATCGCACAATCAGGAGCGCTTTGTTCAATTCAACCCCGTGTTGCTTTCAAAAGCAAGTCCGCAGGCTTTACCTTGATTGAAATATTGGTGGTCGTCGTTTTAATCGGGCTGTTGGCGAGTGTTGCTGTAGTAACAATCTCATCAAATTCTTTAAATCGAGATCTTGAAGAACAGAGTCGCAAGCTGCATGCATTTCTGATGTTAAGTCTGGAGGAGGCTGTTCTCAGAAACACCGAGATCGGTCTAACCATAGACAGTGAAGGTTATGAGTTCCTGCAATATGAGGATCGAAAGCAGCGATGGCTTACTGCTGGTGTAGAATTTCTGAGGCCCGTAAAATTCCCTGAATGGCTTGCGATTGAACTGGAAAGGGAAGTCGGTGAAAAGGTCAGTTTGGGCGACAGCGAAGACGAAGTAAATGACCAAGAAGATCTGAAAATACCGGATATCATGCTGTTCTCAAGTGAAGAAGTGACACCCTTTAAAATATCGTTACAAATCGAAAATGATAGTGATGTTCAATATCGTATCTGGTCTAACGGATTTAACGGTATTCAGTTAGCGTTACCCGGTGAAGAGATTGATGAGTTTGAAAACTGA
- a CDS encoding type II secretion system protein N: MALITRNFHLVALIILVMLMVASLSYQGLNFYQDLSVEKQTKPVIETRPTNIQTNLKINIQQYNLFGNPAAQTQPKPVQQDTENLPQTNLKLTLRGVSYSDENKVASALIEGPDRKTETYQIGESIAGNTALHAVYPQRVVLSRNGVLENLYFPELSDTGFVAFEPEPDPEPEPDYSTQYAEDRASQAMEPEEESEQSPASNGLSEERKAQIREKLEELRKRMNLSRQ, translated from the coding sequence ATGGCCTTAATTACCCGCAATTTCCATTTAGTGGCGCTTATCATCCTTGTCATGCTCATGGTCGCATCCTTGTCCTATCAGGGACTGAATTTCTACCAAGATCTGAGTGTTGAAAAACAAACAAAACCTGTTATCGAAACGCGCCCCACAAACATCCAGACTAACCTGAAAATCAACATCCAGCAGTATAATCTTTTTGGAAATCCTGCCGCCCAGACTCAACCGAAGCCGGTACAACAGGATACTGAAAATCTACCGCAAACCAATCTCAAACTGACCTTGAGAGGCGTTTCTTATTCAGATGAGAACAAGGTCGCCAGCGCACTGATTGAAGGGCCTGATCGTAAAACCGAAACCTATCAAATTGGCGAAAGCATTGCGGGAAATACCGCTTTACACGCTGTATACCCGCAACGCGTGGTATTGAGCCGCAACGGCGTTTTGGAAAACCTTTATTTTCCGGAACTGTCCGACACCGGATTTGTGGCATTTGAACCTGAGCCAGATCCCGAACCTGAGCCGGACTACAGCACTCAGTATGCTGAGGACCGTGCTTCCCAGGCAATGGAACCGGAAGAGGAGAGCGAGCAATCACCCGCAAGCAATGGTCTCTCCGAAGAGCGTAAAGCGCAAATTCGTGAAAAACTTGAAGAACTTCGTAAACGCATGAACCTGTCGCGCCAATAG
- a CDS encoding isovaleryl-CoA dehydrogenase, with translation MYYNSLNFGFDETIELLRDQTRQFVEKEVAPIADKTDKENEFPNHLWKKFGDMGLLGMTVDEEYGGTKLGYLAHTLAMEEISRGSASIGLSYGAHSNLCVNQIFRNGNETQKQKYLPKLVSGDHIGALAMSEPNAGSDVVSMKLRADKKGDRYLLNGNKMWITNGPDANTYVIYAKTDVTAGPHGITAFIVERDFPGFSRSPKLDKLGMRGSNTCELVFQDCEVPGENVLGGENNGVKVLMSGLDFERVVLSGGPVGLMQACLDQIIPYIHERKQFGQSIGEFQLIQGKVADLYTTLNVSRAYLYAVAQSCDRGETTRKDAAGVILYCAEAATRCALEAIQILGGNGYINDFPTGRFLRDAKLYEIGAGTSEIRRMLIGRELFKETS, from the coding sequence ATGTATTACAACTCTTTAAACTTCGGCTTTGACGAAACCATCGAACTACTCCGTGACCAAACACGACAGTTTGTCGAAAAAGAAGTTGCACCAATCGCCGACAAAACAGACAAGGAAAATGAATTCCCAAATCACCTTTGGAAAAAATTCGGTGACATGGGCTTGCTCGGGATGACCGTTGATGAAGAGTATGGTGGCACCAAACTGGGTTACCTTGCCCACACTCTGGCAATGGAAGAGATCAGTCGAGGTTCGGCATCAATCGGTCTGAGCTACGGAGCACATTCAAATCTGTGTGTGAATCAAATATTCAGAAATGGCAACGAAACACAAAAACAGAAATACCTCCCGAAACTGGTATCCGGTGACCATATTGGCGCCCTCGCAATGAGCGAACCTAACGCCGGAAGTGACGTCGTGAGCATGAAGCTCCGCGCCGACAAAAAAGGCGACCGCTATCTGTTGAACGGCAACAAAATGTGGATCACGAACGGGCCCGATGCAAATACTTATGTGATCTACGCAAAAACAGACGTAACGGCGGGGCCCCATGGGATTACTGCATTCATCGTAGAACGTGATTTCCCCGGTTTTTCCAGATCACCCAAGCTCGACAAACTCGGCATGCGAGGCTCAAACACCTGCGAACTGGTTTTTCAGGATTGTGAAGTCCCTGGAGAGAATGTTTTAGGTGGTGAAAACAATGGCGTAAAAGTGCTGATGAGTGGGTTGGACTTTGAACGGGTTGTACTATCCGGTGGCCCAGTCGGACTCATGCAAGCCTGCCTCGATCAAATTATCCCTTATATTCATGAACGTAAACAGTTTGGCCAATCAATCGGTGAGTTCCAGCTTATTCAGGGAAAAGTCGCAGACCTGTATACCACGCTCAACGTAAGTCGTGCCTACCTCTACGCTGTAGCACAATCCTGTGACCGAGGCGAAACAACACGAAAAGATGCTGCAGGTGTCATCCTCTACTGTGCAGAAGCTGCAACACGGTGCGCACTTGAAGCGATCCAAATACTCGGTGGCAATGGCTATATCAACGACTTCCCAACCGGGCGATTCCTGAGAGATGCCAAATTATATGAAATAGGCGCTGGTACTTCAGAAATTCGACGTATGCTTATCGGTCGGGAACTGTTCAAAGAAACCAGCTGA
- the gspF gene encoding type II secretion system inner membrane protein GspF, with protein MAAFEFKALDSNGRQKKGILEADSARQVRQQLRDKGWSPLEVELTSEKHKASDQGIQRRGTSLGAADLALVTRQIATLSQSGIPLEEALSAVSQQNEKPRIRSLMMAVRARVLEGYTLADSLGEFPNAFPKLYRSTVAAGEHAGHLDLVLNKLADYTEARQHSRQKIQLAAIYPIILTLVSITIVVFLLAYVVPDIIKVFVNNGQELPGLTQALLAASDFLVAYGVYLLIVLGVCIAGFRFMMTKKPFRLLIHKQLLEWPFIKKMSRGMNAARYVSTLSILNSSGVPLVDAMRISSEVLSNEYLKECLGEATQTVSEGGSLNRSLEQTGYFPPMMIHMIASGESSGELDQMLDRTARNQDAELEGLVTTIVGLFEPLMLLFMGGVVMIIVLAIMLPILNMSNLVG; from the coding sequence ATGGCGGCATTCGAATTTAAAGCGCTGGATAGTAATGGGCGCCAAAAAAAAGGAATTCTGGAGGCGGATAGTGCCCGGCAGGTGAGGCAGCAACTCCGGGACAAGGGCTGGTCACCGCTTGAGGTGGAGCTGACTTCGGAAAAGCACAAAGCTTCGGATCAGGGTATTCAGCGTCGGGGAACAAGTCTTGGTGCGGCAGACCTCGCGCTTGTAACCCGCCAGATTGCAACCTTGTCGCAATCCGGTATTCCCCTGGAAGAGGCGTTAAGTGCGGTTTCGCAACAAAATGAAAAACCCCGAATCAGAAGTTTAATGATGGCGGTTCGGGCTCGAGTTTTGGAAGGCTATACACTGGCCGATAGTCTTGGTGAGTTTCCCAATGCATTTCCGAAATTGTATCGGTCTACCGTTGCTGCCGGTGAACATGCAGGTCATCTTGATCTGGTGTTAAACAAGCTTGCCGATTATACCGAGGCGCGCCAGCATTCCCGACAAAAAATACAGCTCGCCGCGATTTATCCGATTATTCTCACACTCGTGTCAATCACTATCGTGGTGTTTCTGCTCGCCTATGTTGTTCCCGATATCATAAAAGTGTTTGTGAATAATGGTCAGGAGCTACCGGGTTTGACCCAGGCGTTACTTGCAGCCAGTGACTTTTTAGTGGCTTACGGTGTGTATTTATTGATTGTTCTGGGTGTATGTATTGCCGGGTTCAGGTTTATGATGACCAAGAAGCCCTTTCGGTTATTGATCCACAAACAACTTCTGGAGTGGCCATTCATCAAGAAGATGTCACGGGGCATGAATGCTGCGCGGTATGTCAGCACGCTCAGTATACTGAATAGTAGTGGTGTGCCTTTGGTTGATGCTATGCGCATCTCCAGTGAAGTATTAAGTAATGAATACCTGAAAGAGTGCCTCGGCGAAGCCACGCAAACGGTCAGTGAGGGGGGGAGCTTGAATCGCTCTTTGGAGCAAACAGGCTATTTTCCTCCGATGATGATCCACATGATTGCCAGTGGTGAATCATCCGGTGAGCTTGATCAGATGCTTGATCGTACTGCGCGGAATCAGGATGCTGAGCTCGAAGGGTTGGTAACCACTATTGTGGGTCTGTTTGAGCCACTCATGTTGTTATTTATGGGGGGCGTTGTCATGATAATTGTTTTGGCGATTATGTTGCCAATTCTGAATATGAGCAATCTGGTTGGATAA
- the gspK gene encoding type II secretion system minor pseudopilin GspK — protein MAAMELEMVIARGQELMEIRLKNNSPSSFSPAKTTLPQSGNAPVRDQTGVALIIVIFVMAIVMIIAGSMARQQNLFVKRSTNQFIQMQAVELALGAEAFARQVLKQDSDDDRKNKKIVDHEKEVWAEYAAALPLELGTIEVQIDDLQGRFNLNELVDANGKVVKEQVIYFQALLDRLAIESINAEKIVDWIDQDDESYQYKGAEEDAYLIYETPYRTANSWFAHESELRLIDGITVADYQLLLPHISTLPTGSGGVNLNTCSKALLMAISEKVSEADAESVLELRKEDYFESVDEMFQLDALKGVPRPATGFKVNSEYFEISIRIQVADQVSRMVVQVHRDNQGKMTTLNRDQGQKYIITKEQVFL, from the coding sequence ATGGCGGCGATGGAACTGGAGATGGTGATAGCAAGGGGGCAGGAGTTGATGGAGATCAGGTTGAAAAATAATTCTCCTTCAAGCTTTTCACCAGCTAAAACGACGCTGCCTCAATCCGGAAATGCGCCGGTTCGTGATCAAACGGGTGTTGCGCTGATAATCGTTATCTTTGTGATGGCGATTGTTATGATCATTGCTGGCAGTATGGCCCGACAACAAAATCTCTTTGTGAAGCGGTCAACGAATCAATTTATTCAGATGCAGGCCGTAGAATTGGCGCTTGGTGCAGAGGCGTTTGCACGACAAGTGCTTAAGCAGGATAGTGACGATGATCGTAAGAATAAAAAAATTGTCGATCATGAGAAGGAGGTTTGGGCAGAATATGCCGCAGCGCTACCGCTTGAATTAGGGACTATCGAAGTTCAGATTGATGATCTTCAGGGGCGCTTCAATCTTAACGAACTCGTAGATGCCAATGGTAAAGTCGTTAAGGAGCAGGTGATTTATTTTCAGGCTTTGCTTGATCGATTGGCTATTGAAAGTATTAATGCAGAGAAGATTGTAGACTGGATCGATCAGGACGATGAGAGTTATCAATACAAAGGAGCGGAAGAAGATGCCTACCTCATCTATGAGACCCCTTATCGCACAGCGAACAGCTGGTTTGCTCATGAAAGTGAGTTGCGATTGATTGATGGTATAACTGTGGCGGATTATCAGTTATTGTTGCCCCACATCAGTACATTGCCCACTGGGTCAGGAGGGGTAAATCTCAATACCTGCTCCAAAGCGCTGTTGATGGCAATTTCTGAAAAGGTCTCTGAGGCCGATGCAGAATCCGTCCTTGAGCTCCGTAAAGAAGATTATTTCGAATCCGTAGATGAGATGTTTCAGTTGGATGCTTTGAAAGGGGTTCCTCGACCTGCGACGGGATTTAAAGTGAATTCGGAGTATTTTGAAATATCGATCCGTATTCAGGTCGCAGACCAAGTTTCAAGAATGGTCGTCCAGGTTCATCGGGATAATCAGGGAAAAATGACGACCTTGAATCGTGACCAGGGTCAAAAATATATCATAACAAAAGAACAAGTCTTCTTGTGA
- the gspJ gene encoding type II secretion system minor pseudopilin GspJ gives MALSGGIEVMVPGKESQVNGFTLIEVLIAITITALIGLGVWSVLNMTINTQKTLMKRTEQIKSLQRAFLVLQRDMVQLTSRPVRTEYGDMDYALSTRNTFYKLELTRQGWRNPLNQFRSELQRVAYEFADNRLTRWYWPVLDRAQDSQPREQVLLEDVDDIKIQFLVQNNRWVSEWPTDGNVGGDDSTYRFYTLPKAIMITMTSPLFGEVYQTYPLVQFRRGTVQEKDGGDGTGDGDSKGAGVDGDQVEK, from the coding sequence TTGGCTTTATCGGGCGGTATTGAAGTGATGGTACCCGGTAAAGAAAGTCAGGTAAATGGCTTCACGCTGATTGAGGTTCTTATCGCGATAACGATAACTGCTTTGATCGGGCTGGGGGTTTGGTCGGTTTTGAACATGACGATCAATACCCAAAAAACATTGATGAAAAGAACGGAACAGATTAAATCGCTCCAGCGTGCGTTCCTGGTTTTACAAAGAGATATGGTGCAGCTGACCAGCCGACCTGTTCGCACAGAATATGGCGATATGGATTATGCGCTGAGCACCCGTAACACCTTTTATAAATTGGAGCTAACCCGTCAGGGGTGGCGAAACCCCCTTAACCAGTTTCGAAGCGAATTACAACGTGTGGCCTACGAGTTTGCAGATAACAGGTTGACTCGCTGGTATTGGCCTGTTCTGGATCGAGCTCAGGATAGTCAGCCCCGGGAACAAGTGCTGCTTGAAGATGTTGATGACATCAAAATACAGTTTCTTGTACAGAATAATCGTTGGGTCAGTGAATGGCCCACAGATGGTAATGTAGGTGGAGATGACTCGACATACCGATTTTACACGTTACCCAAAGCGATCATGATTACCATGACTTCGCCACTTTTTGGCGAAGTCTACCAGACTTATCCCTTGGTCCAGTTTCGGCGGGGAACCGTCCAGGAGAAAGATGGCGGCGATGGAACTGGAGATGGTGATAGCAAGGGGGCAGGAGTTGATGGAGATCAGGTTGAAAAATAA